From a single Carassius carassius chromosome 8, fCarCar2.1, whole genome shotgun sequence genomic region:
- the LOC132145451 gene encoding bone morphogenetic protein 8A-like, giving the protein MEQSSSAAPMDKQECVVEFVSSHRSRGREDSCGSRTRGCQRLFPLPVLLPLCLLLCVWAQVEGVVHSSFRRLSGREKKEMQKEILSILGLPGRPRPHPPLRPPSSAPLFMLDLYHAVSSEADDGLGLGFTPEGVSHAVLPTLSTHTPPLGTVVSEADTVMSFVNLVEQEKDLLQPRPYWKEFRFDLTPLPQGETVTAAEFRIYKTLTMGWRANRTLHISVYEIQREKRHREPELVLLDMQSVPAGQEGWLAFDVTSASNRWLLHPRSNLGIRLYVETEEDRSLSAAWVGLVGRRGPRSKQPFMVTFFRVSQAPCRPPRALRHNNSRKKKPKYDLPHPNRPGIFDQNHASSGRQACKKHELYVSFSDLGWKDWVLAPPGYSAFYCDGECDYPLGSCMNATNHAMIQLLVHLLRPDEVPKACCAPTKLSPISVLFYDDNNNVILKKHRNMVVKNCGCL; this is encoded by the exons ATGGAACAGAGCTCTTCTGCTGCACCGATGGACAAACAAGAGTGTGTGGTTGAGTTTGTGTCCTCACACCGCAGCAGAGGGAGGGAGGACAGCTGTGGCAGCCGAACCCGAGGCTGCCAGCGACTATTTCCTCTGCCTGTACTCCTCCCTCTCTGCTTGCTGCTTTGTGTTTGGGCTCAGGTGGAAGGAGTGGTTCATTCCAGCTTCCGCAGACTCAGTGGTCGTGAAAAGAAGGAGATGCAGAAGGAGATTTTATCCATTCTGGGTTTACCGGGCCGGCCCAGACCTCACCCGCCGCTGCGGCCCCCTTCCTCTGCCCCGCTCTTCATGCTGGACCTTTACCATGCCGTGTCGTCCGAGGCTGATGATGGACTGGGTTTGGGCTTCACTCCGGAAGGGGTCAGTCACGCGGTGCTGCCCACCTTAAGCACGCACACGCCGCCCCTTGGCACAGTGGTTAGCGAGGCAGACACAGTTATGAGCTTTGTCAACCTGG TGGAGCAGGAGAAGGATCTGCTGCAGCCTCGGCCGTACTGGAAGGAGTTCCGCTTCGATCTTACTCCGCTTCCTCAGGGAGAGACGGTCACTGCTGCGGAGTTTCGCATCTATAAAACTCTTACCATGGGTTGGCGTGCAAACCGCACCCTCCATATCTCTGTCTATGAAATACAGAGGGAGAAAAGACACAG GGAGCCTGAGCTGGTGTTGCTGGACATGCAGAGTGTGCCCGCAGGTCAAGAGGGTTGGCTGGCATTTGATGTGACTTCTGCGAGCAATCGCTGGCTTCTCCACCCTCGGAGCAACTTGGGCATCCGCCTTTATGTGGAAACTGAGGAGG ACCGTTCATTGTCAGCCGCATGGGTAGGTCTGGTGGGTCGGCGCGGGCCGCGCTCTAAACAGCCTTTCATGGTGACATTCTTCAGAGTCAGTCAAGCCCCTTGCCGCCCACCTCGTGCTCTGAGACACAACAATTCACGCAAGAAAAAACCCAAGTACGACCTGCCACACCCAAACAGACCCGGCATATTTG ACCAAAATCATGCCAGCAGTGGACGCCAGGCCTGTAAGAAACATGAACTCTATGTCAGCTTCAGCGACCTTGGCTGGAAG GACTGGGTTTTGGCCCCTCCAGGCTATTCTGCATTTTATTGTGATGGGGAATGTGATTATCCTCTGGGCTCTTGTATGAATGCCACAAACCACGCCATGATCCAGCTACTG GTTCACCTTTTAAGACCAGATGAAGTGCCCAAAGCCTGCTGTGCTCCAACTAAACTCAGTCCCATCTCAGTGCTCTTCTATGATGACAACAACAACGTTATTCTCAAGAAACATCGAAATATGGTGGTCAAGAACTGTGGTTGTCTATAA